In Candidatus Contubernalis alkalaceticus, the following proteins share a genomic window:
- a CDS encoding helix-turn-helix domain-containing protein has translation MRKFLTIGEVATLLNLTTSQIRFYEKKGLLMPRMIDENGYRLYSYKELDTLEIIVTFRKLNLSISEIKEIIQQKNDYNFLELLDKAAEQIEEKMTQLRKTLITVNKLRKSYKDFITDTEKIIHYPNRTLYIIDNDITIDKTEKEVHDFIQKYDLDYTDHTHLLFTIFTDSLNISCLYNCKENKQLSGISTYELEEGYYFCLNIDIGDYSEMKKAYKLLLQKCRNAGYEPIGEYIAIEDLTALSFSKTRIYLTLQTKIKSIDI, from the coding sequence TTGAGAAAATTTTTAACTATAGGCGAAGTTGCCACTCTTCTAAACCTTACTACTTCACAGATCCGCTTTTATGAAAAAAAAGGGTTATTAATGCCTCGTATGATTGATGAAAATGGGTATAGGCTTTACTCTTACAAAGAACTTGATACCCTTGAAATCATTGTAACTTTTAGAAAGCTCAATCTTTCAATATCTGAAATCAAAGAGATCATACAACAAAAAAATGATTATAACTTTCTTGAATTACTAGATAAAGCTGCTGAACAAATTGAAGAAAAAATGACGCAGCTTAGAAAAACCTTAATTACTGTTAATAAGCTAAGGAAAAGTTATAAAGACTTTATAACAGATACTGAAAAAATTATTCATTATCCAAACCGCACCCTTTATATTATTGACAATGATATTACTATTGATAAAACCGAAAAAGAAGTTCATGACTTTATCCAAAAATATGATTTAGATTATACGGATCATACACATTTGCTTTTCACTATTTTCACTGACTCTTTGAATATAAGTTGTCTATATAATTGCAAGGAGAACAAACAATTATCTGGCATTTCCACCTACGAATTGGAGGAAGGCTACTACTTTTGTTTAAATATCGATATTGGTGATTATAGTGAAATGAAAAAAGCCTATAAATTATTACTTCAGAAATGTAGAAATGCCGGATATGAACCAATTGGTGAATATATTGCTATAGAAGATTTGACTGCCTTGTCATTTTCTAAAACAAGAATTTATTTAACTTTACAAACGAAGATCAAAAGCATTGATATATAA
- a CDS encoding MATE family efflux transporter, with amino-acid sequence MKNEEVTILKENKTLDLGKTNINKIFWIYAIPSILMMIVQSTAAFIDSVFVGRYVGADGLAAITLVTPLIMLMIGLGAMIAVGGTTLAGIEKGAENFKKSNNLFNVTLSLMLVAGFIGTLVIYIMVPVLARLTGAQGVVLTQTVEYATYISYFISIFLLNYVFGFFLKLDGKPVAVVLIMLSGMIVNIVLDYLFIAKFSMGIRGAALATGASQALPFFMFLGFVVFRSSWRIKKPEFHLNEIGQIFFNGMSEFLSNIALSLTGILFNYIIMRRIGSDGVAAYAIALQLAGIVVSIGYGVAEGSQVAISYNFGAEQYSRVKTIRNLSLKVNFILGILLCIASLLFGNELAGIFVKEGEIIHIATEILSYYAIAFIFIGININIGTYYTAINDPVRSAVVTIYRSLVATIIGLALLPLIFGSKGIWLTILFVEISTLCIGFLVLKRNPFGNVKSEKIL; translated from the coding sequence ATGAAAAATGAAGAGGTGACAATATTGAAAGAAAATAAAACATTAGATTTAGGAAAAACAAATATTAATAAAATCTTTTGGATTTATGCCATACCTTCTATACTTATGATGATTGTACAAAGTACAGCTGCTTTCATTGATTCTGTATTTGTGGGAAGATATGTGGGAGCAGACGGATTGGCAGCAATAACATTAGTGACACCTTTGATTATGTTAATGATAGGTTTAGGGGCAATGATTGCTGTTGGAGGAACAACTCTTGCTGGAATCGAAAAAGGTGCTGAAAACTTCAAAAAAAGCAATAATCTATTTAATGTAACATTAAGCTTGATGCTGGTTGCAGGATTTATTGGAACCTTAGTTATTTATATAATGGTTCCTGTGCTGGCTAGGTTAACTGGTGCTCAGGGAGTTGTTCTTACCCAAACTGTGGAATACGCCACTTATATTAGCTATTTTATTTCTATATTCCTTTTGAATTATGTTTTTGGATTTTTCCTTAAGCTTGATGGGAAACCAGTTGCAGTAGTTTTAATTATGTTAAGTGGTATGATAGTAAATATAGTGCTGGATTATTTGTTTATTGCAAAATTTAGTATGGGCATTCGAGGAGCTGCTTTAGCGACGGGTGCTTCACAAGCATTACCCTTTTTTATGTTTCTTGGATTCGTAGTATTTAGATCAAGTTGGAGAATCAAAAAGCCAGAATTTCATCTAAATGAAATTGGACAAATATTCTTTAATGGTATGTCTGAGTTTTTAAGCAACATTGCTCTATCATTAACCGGGATATTGTTTAATTACATCATTATGAGACGTATTGGTAGCGATGGTGTTGCGGCATATGCGATTGCTTTACAACTTGCTGGAATTGTAGTTTCAATAGGATATGGTGTTGCTGAAGGTAGTCAAGTAGCTATTAGTTATAATTTTGGAGCAGAACAATACAGTAGGGTAAAGACTATTAGGAACTTGTCCTTAAAAGTAAACTTTATTTTAGGCATCTTGCTATGTATAGCCTCGTTATTATTTGGTAATGAGCTAGCAGGGATATTCGTAAAAGAGGGAGAAATCATTCACATAGCTACTGAAATTTTAAGTTACTATGCCATTGCTTTTATTTTCATCGGTATCAATATTAATATTGGTACCTATTACACTGCTATTAATGATCCTGTTCGTTCCGCAGTTGTTACGATATATAGAAGCTTAGTTGCAACCATTATAGGATTGGCTTTACTTCCACTGATATTTGGCAGTAAAGGTATATGGCTGACGATTTTATTTGTTGAAATTAGCACACTTTGTATTGGATTTTTAGTTTTAAAAAGGAATCCTTTTGGTAACGTAAAAAGTGAGAAAATACTTTAG